One genomic window of Mercenaria mercenaria strain notata chromosome 2, MADL_Memer_1, whole genome shotgun sequence includes the following:
- the LOC123563179 gene encoding heat shock 70 kDa protein 12A-like — protein MMIRDSSGRKVRALRVFYLAIKNMKELAEFIIKKSTIGYKKDDTLWVITIPAISSDSAKQFMREASIAAGIPNDQLKFVLEPEAAALYCKDRLMADTVPVGFKYIIADLGGGTTDICVHETVADDKLIEIYRATGKPVGGSSVDKEFEKFMGDLIGEIVWTEFSSEYPSVHVRFMNEFQVKKKHFTLDKDAITLRTDTALIDLIKTRTGKTFHRIIRNSVYADKVGYSPSYDEFVIYREVMEQFFTPSVNSITEKIRKVLENCRESNIQTILLVGGYSESPYLKERVETEFNDLRVIFSVNSRLAVLNGAVMMGWNPNHIIQRRSRYTYGFSVMCPFVDGKHPNYLRYIQDGKVWCCKVFVKLIEKGQLLEYGQTFKHKGDNTAISQELKHKERYTAVYRSTKKCPEYCTEEHGCNLIGNIIKYPPPEGWPDYWVGESCLIVGETEFTVKDINLTTGKEYMTRLDFL, from the coding sequence ATGATGATAAGAGACAGTTCAGGCAGAAAGGTCAGAGCATTGAGAGTATTTTATTTggcaataaaaaatatgaaagaactTGCTGAATTTATTATTAAGAAATCAACGATCGGATACAAGAAAGACGACACCCTATGGGTCATAACTATTCCTGCAATATCGTCGGATTCTGCAAAGCAGTTTATGCGGGAGGCATCTATTGCTGCAGGCATCCCTAATGATCAATTGAAATTTGTCCTAGAGCCGGAAGCCGCCGCTTTGTATTGTAAAGATCGGCTTATGGCTGACACAGTTCCTGTTGGGTTCAAGTACATCATAGCTGACTTGGGAGGTGGAACAACAGATATCTGTGTGCATGAAACAGTAGCAGATGACAAACTTATAGAAATATATCGAGCAACCGGAAAACCTGTAGGTGGTAGCAGTGTTgataaagaatttgaaaaatttatggGTGATCTGATTGGGGAAATTGTGTGGACCGAATTTTCATCTGAATACCCGTCTGTCCATGTTAGATTTATGAATGAATTTCAGGTGAAGAAAAAGCATTTTACATTGGACAAAGATGCAATTACATTGCGAACTGACACTGCACTCATAGATCTCATAAAAACTAGAACAGGAAAAACTTTCCATCGCATAATAAGAAATTCAGTGTATGCTGATAAAGTAGGGTACTCTCCTTCTTACGATGAATTCGTCATTTACAGAGAAGTCATGGAACAGTTTTTTACACCATCTGTGAATAGTATTACAGAGAAAATAAGAAAGGTATTAGAGAATTGCCGAGAAAGTAACATACAAACAATACTTCTAGTAGGAGGTTACAGTGAATCGCCATATCTAAAGGAACGAGTTGAGACTGAGTTCAACGATTTAAGAGTTATCTTTTCAGTAAATTCTAGATTGGCGGTGTTAAATGGAGCAGTCATGATGGGATGGAATCCGAATCATATCATACAGCGTAGGTCAAGATATACATACGGATTCAGTGTTATGTGCCCATTCGTAGACGGGAAGCATCCAAACTATCTCAGGTACATACAAGATGGAAAAGTTTGGTGTTGTAAGGTATTTGTAAAGTTGATAGAGAAAGGTCAGCTGTTGGAGTACGGACAAACATTTAAACATAAGGGAGATAATACAGCCATTTCTCAAGAACTGAAACACAAAGAGAGATATACCGCCGTTTATCGCTCTACAAAAAAGTGTCCGGAGTACTGCACAGAGGAGCATGGGTGTAATCTGATAggaaacattataaaatatccACCGCCGGAAGGCTGGCCTGATTACTGGGTGGGTGAGTCATGTCTCATAGTAGGGGAGACAGAGTTTACTGTGAAAGATATTAATCTAACAACTGGAAAGGAATATATGACCCGATTGGACTTCTTGTAA
- the LOC123563180 gene encoding heme-binding protein 2-like has protein sequence KINFLNFAICCICLGTSQLTEGLPHASEEVYGTNEEPAFCHKLDCPRFTVIETFKTYELRKYAPSMWVSTQIKKMDFTEQDRKELFDKLFYYISGNNTEHMKIPMTAPVVETVLHGQGPDCESTFTFQFMIPFDLQKSPPQPTAQDINITTMPEMSVYVRVFGGYLNGTDIQNNIIKLSEDINDSSKYIANPYYSAGYDNPFQILNRHNEVWLRAS, from the exons AAGATAAATTTTCTGAACTTCGCAATATGCTGCATATGTCTTGGCACCAGTCAGCTCACTGAGGGACTCCCACATGCGTCAGAAGAGGTCTACGGTACTAATGAGGAGCCGGCCTTCTGTCATAAATTAGACTGTCCAAGATTTACAGTAATTGAGACATTTAAG acatATGAACTTCGAAAGTATGCACCATCAATGTGGGTTTCtacacaaataaagaaaatggATTTTACTGAACAGGACAGGAAGGAGCTATTTgacaaactgttttactatatatCTGGAAACAACACTGAAC ATATGAAAATACCAATGACAGCCCCGGTTGTGGAGACAGTTTTACATGGTCAAGGTCCAGATTGTGAAAGCACGTTCACTTTTCAGTTTATGATACCGTTTGACCTGCAGAAATCACCCCCACAGCCAACTGCTCAAGATATTAACATTACTACCATGCCAGAGATGAGCGTTTACGTCAG GGTTTTCGGTGGATATTTGAATGGCACAGACATACAGAACAATATTATAAAGCTTTCGGAAGACATCAACGACTCCAGCAAATATATAGCAAACCCCTACTATTCCGCCGGATATGACAATCCTTTCCAGATTCTTAACAGACATAACGAGGTCTGGCTCCGTGCCAGTTGA